One stretch of Amycolatopsis sp. NBC_00345 DNA includes these proteins:
- a CDS encoding glycoside hydrolase family 2 TIM barrel-domain containing protein yields MLLTGSDADHTVDWDFQVTAGRRAGERATIPTPSNWECHGFGSYHYGGDLVPAEKGDYRHSFTPPASWAGRRIFLAFEAAMTDADVRVNGVSAGPVHQGGFYRFRYDVTALLRLGEPNLLEATVSKESADNSVNDAERRGDFWNFGGLFRPVSLQAYPAARIDHVAIDARADGTFAAHVRLAGVTSAARLTAQLRRLDGTAVGGAFSVAVASGATSATLTTTADRPPLWTAETPNLHQVELTLARAAGVPLHSTVERFGFRTIEVRAGDGVYVNGNRIVLKGASRHTFWPTSGRASSPRLARLDIGLMKDMNMNAVRMSHYPPDAFFLDLCDELGLYVLDELTGWQHHYDEGVGAPLVKALVERDVNHPSILFWDNGNEGGWNTALDDDFGQYDPQRRAVLHPWTTFGGVDTSHYQTYSSTASKAAAGTVFMPTEFLHGLYDGGAGAGLNDYWKLMGGTQRSAGGFIWALIDESVARDDRGGALDTNGSRAPDGILGPYREKEGSFFTIKDIWSPVQLASPAYYDSVFPASFDKTVKLVNRYDFTNLRECRFAWQLLAFPAPGAGTGHQVLSQGRAEAPDVAPGATGAVTLGLPAGWTAADALRLSVTDSTGRDVTAWTWRVRKAPDFAARLVKPATTGSVTAAETAADVTLVAGATRVTIAKADGRLIGVRRGSTPVSLANGPAPAGGAATLTAFSHFHDGTGWVVQCDYSGDLTSVRWRLDANGWLRLEYRYRATGDHDHLGVNFDYPEANVRGLTWLGDGPYRVYKNRLRGVQPDVWGKPYNNTATGASGFAYPEFKGYHARTCWAVLDTTEGAVTMVAAEEGLFLRLFTPAVGPDPQNAVVTYPAGNLSLLDGIAPMGNKFHGVASLGPESRPNAGAGDYHRTVYFRFDA; encoded by the coding sequence ATGCTCCTCACCGGCAGCGACGCCGACCACACCGTCGACTGGGACTTCCAGGTCACGGCCGGCCGGCGCGCGGGGGAGCGGGCCACGATCCCGACGCCGTCGAACTGGGAGTGCCACGGCTTCGGCAGTTATCACTACGGCGGGGATCTCGTCCCCGCGGAGAAGGGCGACTACCGGCATTCGTTCACGCCGCCGGCGTCCTGGGCCGGCCGCCGGATCTTCCTGGCGTTCGAGGCCGCCATGACCGACGCCGACGTGCGGGTCAACGGCGTCTCGGCGGGGCCGGTCCACCAGGGCGGCTTCTACCGCTTCCGCTACGACGTGACGGCCTTGCTGCGGCTCGGCGAGCCGAACCTGCTCGAGGCGACCGTCAGCAAGGAGTCAGCCGACAACTCGGTGAACGACGCCGAGCGCCGCGGCGACTTCTGGAACTTCGGCGGCCTCTTCCGGCCGGTGTCACTGCAGGCGTACCCGGCCGCCCGGATCGACCACGTCGCGATCGACGCCCGCGCGGACGGGACCTTCGCCGCCCACGTCAGGCTCGCCGGGGTGACCTCGGCGGCCCGGCTGACCGCGCAGCTGCGCCGCCTCGACGGCACGGCCGTCGGCGGGGCCTTTTCGGTTGCCGTCGCGAGCGGAGCGACGAGCGCGACGCTGACCACCACCGCGGACCGGCCGCCGCTGTGGACGGCCGAAACGCCGAACCTCCATCAGGTTGAGCTGACCCTCGCGAGGGCTGCCGGCGTGCCGTTGCACAGCACCGTCGAGCGCTTCGGCTTCCGCACGATCGAGGTCCGGGCCGGTGACGGCGTCTACGTCAACGGGAACCGGATCGTCCTCAAAGGAGCGAGCCGGCACACGTTCTGGCCGACGTCCGGCCGGGCGTCCAGTCCTCGCCTCGCCCGGCTCGACATCGGGCTGATGAAGGACATGAACATGAACGCCGTCCGGATGTCGCACTACCCGCCGGACGCGTTCTTCCTCGACCTCTGCGACGAGCTCGGGCTCTACGTCCTGGACGAGCTGACCGGCTGGCAGCACCACTACGACGAGGGCGTCGGCGCCCCGCTGGTCAAGGCCCTGGTGGAGCGCGACGTCAACCACCCGTCGATCCTGTTCTGGGACAACGGCAACGAAGGCGGCTGGAACACCGCGCTGGACGACGACTTCGGGCAGTACGACCCGCAGCGGCGGGCGGTGCTGCACCCGTGGACGACGTTCGGCGGCGTCGACACGAGTCACTACCAGACCTACAGCAGCACCGCGAGCAAGGCCGCCGCGGGCACGGTCTTCATGCCGACCGAGTTCCTGCACGGCCTCTACGACGGCGGCGCCGGGGCGGGCCTGAACGACTACTGGAAGCTCATGGGCGGCACCCAGCGCTCGGCGGGCGGGTTCATCTGGGCGCTCATCGACGAAAGCGTCGCGCGGGACGACCGCGGCGGCGCCCTCGACACCAACGGCAGCCGCGCCCCCGACGGGATTCTCGGCCCGTACCGGGAGAAGGAAGGCAGCTTCTTCACGATCAAGGACATCTGGTCGCCGGTCCAGCTGGCCAGTCCCGCCTACTACGACTCGGTTTTCCCGGCGTCGTTCGACAAGACGGTGAAACTCGTCAACCGGTACGACTTCACGAACCTCCGTGAGTGCCGGTTCGCCTGGCAGCTGCTGGCCTTCCCCGCGCCCGGCGCGGGCACCGGCCACCAGGTCCTGTCCCAGGGCCGGGCCGAGGCGCCGGACGTCGCACCGGGAGCCACCGGCGCGGTCACGCTCGGCCTGCCCGCCGGCTGGACCGCCGCCGACGCGCTGCGGTTGAGCGTGACCGACTCGACCGGCCGGGACGTCACCGCCTGGACGTGGCGCGTCCGCAAGGCGCCCGACTTCGCCGCGCGCCTGGTCAAGCCGGCGACCACCGGCAGTGTCACCGCGGCCGAGACCGCCGCCGACGTCACGCTCGTCGCCGGCGCCACCCGGGTCACCATCGCCAAGGCCGACGGACGGCTGATCGGCGTGCGCCGCGGCAGCACTCCGGTGTCGCTGGCCAACGGTCCCGCCCCGGCCGGCGGGGCGGCCACCCTCACCGCGTTCAGCCACTTCCACGACGGCACCGGCTGGGTCGTGCAATGCGACTACAGCGGCGATCTGACGTCCGTGCGCTGGCGCCTGGACGCCAACGGCTGGCTGCGGCTGGAGTACCGCTACCGCGCCACCGGCGATCACGACCACCTCGGCGTGAACTTCGACTACCCCGAGGCGAACGTCCGGGGCCTCACCTGGCTCGGGGACGGGCCGTACCGTGTCTACAAAAACCGGCTTCGCGGCGTGCAGCCGGACGTCTGGGGCAAGCCGTACAACAACACCGCGACCGGGGCGAGCGGGTTCGCCTACCCGGAGTTCAAGGGCTACCACGCCCGGACCTGCTGGGCGGTGCTGGACACCACCGAAGGCGCGGTCACGATGGTCGCCGCGGAAGAGGGCCTGTTCCTGCGGCTGTTCACCCCGGCGGTGGGACCTGACCCGCAGAACGCGGTCGTCACCTACCCGGCCGGCAACCTCTCCCTGCTCGACGGCATCGCGCCGATGGGCAACAAGTTCCACGGCGTCGCGTCGCTGGGCCCGGAGAGCCGCCCGAACGCGGGCGCCGGCGACTACCACCGAACGGTGTATTTCCGCTTCGACGCGTGA
- a CDS encoding SsgA family sporulation/cell division regulator produces MRNDHVTLRSTAVFDLLAPRTPAVPVKVELRYDTRDPYAVVAAFRTGRAGWVEWVYARDLLADGLLADAGDGDVRIRPSVEDPESVLIELNSPSGHAMFEASAQELADFLDRTYDVVLPGNEHLWVDVDDALTHLIPNDLA; encoded by the coding sequence ATGCGCAACGATCACGTGACGCTCCGCTCGACGGCGGTCTTCGACCTGCTGGCGCCGCGAACCCCGGCGGTTCCGGTGAAGGTCGAGCTGCGCTACGACACTCGCGACCCGTACGCGGTCGTCGCCGCCTTCCGCACCGGCCGCGCCGGCTGGGTCGAATGGGTCTACGCACGCGACCTCCTCGCCGACGGCCTCCTGGCCGACGCGGGTGACGGCGACGTGCGCATCCGCCCCTCGGTCGAGGACCCCGAGTCCGTCCTCATCGAACTCAACTCTCCTTCGGGTCACGCCATGTTCGAAGCGTCGGCCCAAGAACTGGCCGACTTCCTCGACCGGACCTACGACGTCGTCCTCCCGGGCAACGAACACCTGTGGGTCGACGTCGATGACGCCCTGACCCACCTCATCCCGAACGATCTCGCCTGA
- a CDS encoding PQQ-dependent sugar dehydrogenase — MFSSDSWRRFRLLVLTVVVTAATAVVVPVATAAAGSTVVGVASGRCLDVVGDNTAPKTRVNIYDCNGQANQAWTFTSAGELRVYDATMCLDVAGQSITAPADVQVYTCNGGANQRWRVNTDGTITGVQSGLCLDVTAAGTANSTLVGLWTCDGQGNQKWRTGLGADTQPPSVPGNPRVSGLVCDAVTFAWNASTDNVGVAFYDVYHDGQLMKSVSGSTLSTSLTVVGGVPWGLYVNARDAAGNVSQASATVPITPPPCQPDTQAPTAPANPAGSASGTTVTLTWTAATDNIGVRAYDVYRGGAKAGTVTGTATAPPATTFVDSGLAPNTSYSYYIVARDAQANVSAPSASTTVTTGAACGASVCAVTQIATDTDIPWGLVTLPDGTILYTRRDAHDIVHLNPATGAKTTVGTVPGVDDTDGEGGLLGLAVSTGFAGDHWLYIMHTSPSDNRIVRIKLANDKLDTASEQVLLSGLLRNKFHNGGRLRFGPDGKLYASAGDAQNGDNAQNKASLNGKILRLNPDGSVPSDNPFGNAVWSYGHRNPQGLAFDSQGRLWEQEFGNAIMDETNLITKGGNYGWPSCEGTSGTCGTAGFIAPKRTYPTADGSCSGVTIVRDVLYVACERGTRMYREVISGSDLTDVQAYFNGTYGRLRTVEPAPDGGLWLTTSNNGDKDSIPDNSDEKIFHVALGG, encoded by the coding sequence ATGTTCTCCTCGGACTCCTGGCGGCGGTTTCGGCTGCTGGTCCTGACAGTGGTGGTCACGGCCGCGACGGCGGTAGTGGTGCCCGTCGCCACCGCGGCCGCCGGCTCGACCGTGGTCGGCGTGGCCTCCGGACGGTGCCTGGACGTCGTCGGCGACAACACCGCGCCGAAGACGCGCGTCAACATCTACGACTGCAACGGGCAAGCCAACCAGGCGTGGACGTTCACGTCCGCGGGTGAACTGCGGGTGTACGACGCCACGATGTGCCTGGACGTCGCCGGCCAGAGCATCACCGCCCCGGCCGACGTCCAGGTCTACACCTGCAACGGAGGCGCCAACCAGCGCTGGCGGGTCAACACCGACGGCACCATCACCGGCGTGCAGTCGGGCCTCTGCCTCGACGTCACCGCGGCGGGCACCGCGAACAGCACCCTGGTCGGGTTGTGGACCTGCGACGGGCAGGGCAACCAGAAGTGGCGGACCGGCCTCGGCGCCGACACCCAGCCGCCGAGCGTGCCGGGCAACCCGCGGGTGAGCGGCCTGGTCTGCGACGCCGTCACCTTCGCGTGGAACGCGTCCACCGACAACGTGGGCGTCGCGTTCTACGACGTCTACCACGACGGCCAGCTGATGAAGTCGGTGAGCGGGAGCACCCTGTCGACGAGCCTCACCGTGGTCGGCGGCGTGCCCTGGGGCCTGTACGTCAACGCCCGCGACGCCGCGGGCAACGTCTCGCAGGCCAGCGCCACGGTGCCGATCACCCCGCCGCCGTGCCAGCCCGACACCCAGGCGCCGACCGCTCCCGCAAACCCGGCCGGCAGCGCATCCGGCACGACGGTGACCCTGACCTGGACCGCGGCCACGGACAACATCGGCGTCCGGGCCTACGACGTCTACCGCGGCGGCGCCAAGGCCGGCACTGTCACCGGGACCGCCACCGCGCCGCCCGCGACCACCTTCGTCGACAGTGGACTGGCGCCGAACACGAGCTACTCGTACTACATCGTCGCGCGGGACGCCCAGGCGAACGTCTCGGCGCCCAGCGCGTCCACGACCGTGACCACCGGCGCGGCCTGCGGCGCCTCCGTGTGCGCGGTGACGCAGATCGCCACCGACACCGACATCCCGTGGGGTCTGGTGACCCTGCCGGACGGCACGATCCTCTACACCCGGCGCGACGCCCACGACATCGTCCATCTGAACCCCGCCACCGGGGCCAAGACCACCGTCGGCACGGTCCCCGGCGTCGATGACACCGACGGCGAAGGCGGCCTGCTCGGCCTGGCCGTCTCGACCGGTTTCGCCGGCGACCACTGGCTCTACATCATGCATACCTCGCCGTCCGACAACCGGATCGTGCGGATCAAACTGGCGAACGACAAGCTCGACACGGCGTCGGAACAAGTTCTGCTCAGCGGGTTGCTGCGCAACAAGTTCCACAACGGCGGCCGGCTGCGCTTCGGCCCCGACGGCAAGCTCTACGCCAGCGCCGGCGACGCCCAGAACGGGGACAACGCGCAGAACAAGGCCAGCCTCAACGGCAAGATCCTGCGGCTGAACCCGGACGGCAGCGTGCCCTCGGACAACCCGTTCGGCAACGCCGTGTGGAGCTACGGCCACCGCAACCCGCAGGGCCTGGCGTTCGACTCCCAGGGCCGGCTGTGGGAGCAGGAGTTCGGCAACGCGATCATGGACGAGACCAACCTGATCACCAAGGGCGGCAACTACGGCTGGCCGTCCTGTGAAGGCACCTCCGGAACGTGCGGCACCGCAGGCTTCATCGCCCCCAAGCGCACCTACCCCACCGCGGACGGCTCCTGCTCCGGCGTCACCATCGTCCGCGACGTGCTCTACGTCGCCTGCGAACGCGGCACCCGGATGTACCGCGAGGTGATCAGCGGCAGCGACCTGACCGACGTCCAGGCCTACTTCAACGGCACCTACGGGCGGCTGCGCACCGTGGAACCCGCACCCGACGGCGGCCTGTGGCTGACGACGTCCAACAACGGCGACAAGGACAGCATCCCCGACAACAGTGACGAAAAGATCTTCCACGTCGCGCTGGGAGGGTAG
- a CDS encoding malonic semialdehyde reductase: MTTFADPAKDLQLPAEVQDLLFREARTANSFSDEPVTDEQVRAIYDLVKWAPTSMNTQPLRALVIRTEEARGRLLPYMAEGNRAKTASAPLTVVLAADVDFHENIPQVFPHNPGVKDIFSDESGRVEFSKLNSLLQVGYFIIGVRAAGLAAGPMTGFDAAGVDKEFFGGNNWRSLVVVNVGKPGENPWFDRLPRLDFEQVVETL, from the coding sequence ATGACCACATTCGCTGACCCCGCCAAGGACCTCCAGCTGCCCGCCGAGGTCCAGGACCTCCTGTTCCGCGAGGCGCGCACGGCCAACAGCTTCAGCGACGAGCCGGTGACCGACGAGCAGGTCCGCGCGATCTACGACCTCGTCAAGTGGGCCCCGACCTCCATGAACACCCAGCCGCTGCGCGCGCTGGTGATCCGTACCGAGGAGGCGCGCGGCCGCCTGCTGCCGTACATGGCCGAGGGTAACCGCGCCAAGACCGCGAGCGCGCCGCTGACCGTGGTCCTCGCCGCCGACGTGGACTTCCACGAGAACATCCCGCAGGTGTTCCCGCACAACCCCGGCGTGAAGGACATCTTCTCCGACGAGTCCGGCCGGGTGGAGTTCTCGAAGCTGAACTCGCTGCTGCAGGTCGGCTACTTCATCATCGGCGTCCGCGCCGCGGGCCTGGCCGCCGGCCCGATGACCGGGTTCGACGCCGCCGGTGTCGACAAGGAGTTCTTCGGCGGGAACAACTGGCGCTCGCTGGTCGTGGTGAACGTCGGCAAGCCCGGCGAGAACCCGTGGTTCGACCGCCTGCCGCGGCTCGACTTCGAGCAGGTCGTCGAGACCCTCTGA
- a CDS encoding sugar transferase, with amino-acid sequence MEESVRPSSTVSEPPPHIDLRAIPGPSPAPVAESVEPATSKTHPAAWEKRYRTWVIASDVIAAFVVIGVSAFVIGRVAPQDMHAFGTALAVLCSLPVSRAWSQRVLGEGPEEYRTLGRGLITAAVLVALGGLLFRALDVQPWVFIVVPVIALFAFPQRYLLRQVLHRRRRRGLCLLPVMAAGSPATVADLIARTKSEAHVGWRVEAVCTFTGTGADRDSGEVDGVPVVGRLEELSRHVRRGGYRVVAITGDQYWTPQRLQRLAWDLEGTSAEMVVAPVLMEVAGPRLNVTGVLGMPLLRVTAPVFTGGHRFVKEIVDRCGAAFLLTLFSPLLLVIALAVKLGDRGPVVYQQRRIGKDGESFTMLKFRTMVPDADRIRQQLERDNEGAGPLFKMKRDPRVTRVGGLLRRYSLDELPQLFNVLGGRMSLVGPRPPLPEETKKYAPDARRRLLVKPGLTGLWQVSGRSDLTWAESIRLDLRYVEDWSLALDLVILWKTFRAVVAGQGAY; translated from the coding sequence ATGGAAGAGTCGGTGCGGCCCTCGTCCACGGTCAGTGAACCGCCGCCGCACATCGACCTCCGCGCGATCCCGGGGCCATCGCCGGCGCCCGTCGCGGAATCCGTCGAGCCGGCCACGTCGAAAACGCACCCGGCGGCCTGGGAGAAGCGGTACCGGACCTGGGTGATCGCCAGCGACGTGATCGCCGCGTTCGTGGTGATCGGCGTGAGCGCGTTTGTCATCGGCCGCGTGGCGCCCCAGGACATGCACGCATTCGGCACGGCGCTGGCGGTGCTCTGCTCGCTGCCGGTCAGCCGGGCCTGGAGCCAGCGCGTGCTGGGCGAAGGACCCGAGGAGTACCGGACGCTCGGGCGCGGCCTCATCACCGCCGCCGTCCTGGTGGCGCTCGGCGGGCTGCTCTTCAGGGCCCTCGACGTGCAGCCGTGGGTCTTCATCGTCGTCCCGGTGATCGCGCTTTTCGCCTTCCCCCAACGGTATCTGCTCCGTCAGGTGCTGCACCGCCGACGCAGGCGCGGGCTCTGCCTGCTGCCGGTGATGGCGGCGGGCAGCCCCGCGACGGTGGCCGACCTGATCGCGCGCACGAAGTCCGAGGCGCACGTCGGCTGGCGGGTCGAGGCGGTCTGCACGTTCACCGGCACCGGCGCCGACCGCGACAGCGGGGAAGTCGACGGCGTCCCGGTGGTCGGACGGCTCGAAGAGCTGTCCCGCCACGTGCGCCGCGGCGGCTACCGCGTCGTCGCCATCACCGGCGACCAGTACTGGACGCCGCAGCGGTTGCAGCGCCTTGCCTGGGACCTGGAGGGCACGTCGGCGGAGATGGTCGTGGCGCCGGTGCTGATGGAGGTGGCCGGGCCGCGGCTGAACGTCACCGGGGTGCTCGGCATGCCGCTGCTGCGGGTCACCGCGCCGGTGTTCACCGGCGGACACCGCTTCGTGAAGGAAATCGTCGACCGCTGCGGCGCGGCCTTCCTGCTGACGCTGTTCTCCCCGCTGCTGCTGGTGATCGCGCTGGCCGTGAAGCTGGGTGACCGCGGGCCCGTCGTCTACCAGCAGCGCCGCATCGGCAAGGACGGCGAGAGCTTCACCATGCTGAAGTTCCGCACCATGGTCCCGGACGCCGACCGGATCCGGCAGCAGCTGGAGCGGGACAACGAAGGCGCCGGCCCGCTGTTCAAGATGAAGCGCGACCCCCGCGTCACCCGGGTGGGCGGCCTGCTGCGCCGGTACTCGCTGGACGAGCTGCCGCAGCTGTTCAACGTCCTGGGCGGGCGCATGTCGCTCGTCGGGCCCCGGCCGCCGCTGCCGGAGGAGACGAAGAAGTACGCGCCGGACGCGCGCCGCCGCCTGCTCGTGAAGCCGGGGCTGACCGGGCTGTGGCAGGTCTCCGGCCGCAGCGACCTCACCTGGGCCGAGAGCATCCGGCTCGACCTGCGCTACGTGGAGGACTGGTCGCTGGCGCTCGACCTGGTGATCCTCTGGAAGACCTTCCGCGCCGTCGTCGCCGGGCAGGGCGCCTACTGA
- a CDS encoding NUDIX hydrolase: protein MNKWDIPRSAVAVDLTVLTVRERSLQVLVVTRANPPFQDRVALPGGFLEDGEDLDQAAHRELAEETGLNGADLAIRQLRSYGAPDRDPRGRVVSVSYVALMPDLPLPVAGGDAKAAHWVPVKNIISDPDQLAFDHHKLLVDAVEYARSQLSDTTLATKFCPQEFTIAQLREVYEIVWGVELDPSNFHRKVTSSPGFLVPTGTRAEGTGGRPAKLYRAGTGIRLHPALLRDSVADEPHDTHAPSRRAGKAPNRR from the coding sequence GTGAACAAGTGGGACATCCCCCGCAGTGCTGTCGCGGTCGACCTGACAGTGCTGACCGTTCGGGAGCGCAGCCTTCAAGTCCTCGTGGTCACGCGAGCCAACCCTCCCTTTCAGGACCGCGTCGCCCTACCCGGCGGCTTCCTGGAAGACGGCGAGGACCTCGACCAGGCCGCACACCGTGAACTCGCCGAGGAGACCGGATTGAACGGAGCTGATCTGGCCATTCGCCAGCTGAGAAGTTACGGAGCACCTGATCGTGATCCACGCGGGCGTGTCGTGTCCGTGAGCTATGTAGCGCTGATGCCTGATCTCCCATTGCCCGTTGCCGGCGGGGACGCCAAAGCCGCGCATTGGGTACCCGTTAAGAACATTATCTCCGATCCGGACCAGCTCGCGTTCGATCACCACAAATTACTCGTCGACGCAGTCGAGTACGCCCGCAGCCAGCTGTCTGACACGACTCTCGCAACGAAGTTCTGCCCTCAGGAGTTCACTATTGCTCAGCTACGCGAGGTGTATGAGATCGTCTGGGGCGTCGAGCTCGATCCGTCGAATTTTCACCGCAAGGTCACCAGCTCACCCGGATTCCTCGTGCCGACAGGGACCCGAGCGGAAGGGACCGGAGGACGCCCGGCCAAGCTCTACCGCGCCGGAACCGGGATTCGACTGCACCCGGCCCTTTTGCGCGACTCGGTGGCCGACGAGCCGCATGACACCCATGCCCCATCACGCAGAGCAGGAAAGGCGCCGAATCGCCGATGA
- the thrS gene encoding threonine--tRNA ligase translates to MVVPAGTTAGAAVREAGLPTKGPDTVVVVRDVDGKLRDLAWIPDADAQVEAVAASTDDGRSVIRHSAAHVLAQAVQQEFPDAKLGIGPPVRDGFYYDFAVDRPFTPEDLQALEKRMKQIVKGAQQFSRRVFDSVDEAKKELADEPFKLELVDLKSEVDTSEVMEVGGGELTIYDNLDPRTKERVWSDLCRGPHVPTTKFIPAFKLTRVAAAYWRGSEKNPQLQRIYGTAWESGEAQDAYLERIAEAERRDHRRLGAELDLFSFPEEIGSGLPVFHPKGGIIRRELETYSRRRHEEAGYEFVNTPHISKGELFHTSGHLPYYADTMFPPVKFDDEDYYLKAMNCPMHNLIYRSRGRSYRELPLRLFEFGTVYRYEKSGVVHGLTRVRGLTMDDSHIYCTKEQMPGELRSLLKFVLDLLADYGLSDFYLELSTRGDSEKFIGEDWEWEEATETLRQAAVDSGLELVPDPGGAAFYGPKISVQAKDAIGRTWQMSTIQLDFNQNKRFELEYTAPDGSRQRPVMIHRALFGSIERFFGVLTEHYAGAFPAWLSPVQVVGIPITADQVEFLQGVEKALRAKGIRVEIDASDDRMQKKIRTHTTQKVPFMLLAGAKDAEAGAVSFRFRDGGQINGVAVDTAVEAIAEWVTRRENASPSTDAVEAILR, encoded by the coding sequence GTGGTGGTACCGGCGGGCACTACGGCGGGAGCCGCGGTCCGCGAAGCGGGCCTGCCGACCAAGGGCCCGGACACCGTCGTGGTGGTCCGCGACGTGGACGGCAAACTGCGCGACCTCGCCTGGATCCCGGACGCCGACGCCCAGGTGGAGGCGGTCGCCGCCAGCACCGACGACGGCCGCAGCGTGATCCGCCACTCGGCCGCGCACGTGCTCGCCCAGGCCGTGCAGCAGGAGTTCCCGGACGCGAAGCTCGGCATCGGGCCGCCGGTGCGGGACGGTTTCTACTACGACTTCGCGGTCGACAGGCCGTTCACGCCGGAGGACCTGCAGGCGCTCGAGAAGCGGATGAAGCAGATCGTCAAGGGCGCCCAGCAGTTCTCGCGCCGGGTCTTCGACTCGGTCGACGAGGCGAAGAAGGAGCTGGCCGACGAGCCGTTCAAGCTCGAGCTGGTCGACCTCAAGTCCGAAGTGGACACCAGCGAGGTGATGGAGGTCGGCGGCGGCGAGCTGACCATCTACGACAACCTCGACCCGCGCACCAAGGAGCGCGTGTGGAGTGACCTCTGCCGCGGCCCGCACGTGCCCACCACCAAGTTCATCCCCGCGTTCAAGCTGACCCGGGTGGCCGCCGCGTACTGGCGCGGCAGCGAGAAGAACCCGCAGCTGCAGCGGATCTACGGCACGGCGTGGGAGTCGGGCGAGGCGCAGGACGCCTACCTGGAGCGGATCGCCGAGGCCGAGCGCCGCGACCACCGCCGCCTCGGCGCCGAGCTGGACCTGTTCTCCTTCCCGGAGGAGATCGGCTCGGGCCTGCCGGTGTTCCACCCCAAGGGCGGCATCATCCGCCGGGAGCTGGAGACCTACTCGCGCCGCCGCCACGAGGAGGCCGGCTACGAGTTCGTGAACACCCCGCACATCAGCAAGGGCGAGCTGTTCCACACCTCGGGCCACCTGCCGTACTACGCGGACACCATGTTCCCGCCGGTCAAGTTCGACGACGAGGACTACTACCTCAAGGCCATGAACTGCCCGATGCACAACCTGATCTACCGCTCGCGCGGCCGGTCCTACCGGGAGCTGCCGCTGCGGCTGTTCGAGTTCGGCACGGTGTACCGGTACGAGAAGTCGGGTGTGGTGCACGGCCTCACCCGTGTGCGCGGCCTGACGATGGACGACTCGCACATCTACTGCACCAAGGAGCAGATGCCGGGCGAGCTGCGGTCGCTGCTCAAGTTCGTGCTCGACCTGCTGGCCGACTACGGCCTCTCGGACTTCTACCTCGAGCTGTCCACCCGCGGCGACTCGGAGAAGTTCATCGGCGAGGACTGGGAGTGGGAGGAGGCCACCGAGACGCTGCGGCAGGCCGCCGTCGACTCCGGCCTCGAGCTGGTGCCGGACCCGGGCGGCGCGGCGTTCTACGGCCCGAAGATCTCCGTGCAGGCCAAGGACGCGATCGGCCGCACCTGGCAGATGTCCACGATCCAGCTGGACTTCAACCAGAACAAGCGGTTCGAGCTGGAGTACACCGCCCCGGACGGCTCGCGCCAGCGGCCGGTGATGATCCACCGCGCGCTGTTCGGCTCGATCGAGCGGTTCTTCGGCGTGCTGACCGAGCACTACGCGGGCGCGTTCCCGGCGTGGCTCTCGCCGGTGCAGGTGGTCGGCATCCCGATCACCGCCGATCAGGTCGAGTTCCTCCAGGGCGTGGAGAAGGCGTTGCGCGCCAAGGGGATCCGCGTGGAGATCGACGCGAGCGACGACCGGATGCAGAAGAAGATCCGCACGCACACCACGCAGAAGGTGCCGTTCATGCTGCTGGCCGGCGCCAAGGACGCGGAGGCCGGCGCGGTGTCGTTCCGGTTCCGCGACGGCGGCCAGATCAACGGCGTCGCGGTGGACACCGCCGTCGAGGCGATCGCCGAATGGGTGACCCGCCGCGAGAACGCCTCGCCGAGCACTGACGCCGTGGAGGCGATCCTGCGGTGA